One genomic segment of Caloranaerobacter ferrireducens includes these proteins:
- a CDS encoding rod shape-determining protein: MGILNIFSRDMGIDLGTANTLVYVKGKGIIIREPSVVAIKSKTNQVLAVGEEAKRMIGRTPGDIVAIRPMKDGVIADFDVTQSMLKHFIKKAYPRRSFVQPRVVVCVPSGVTEVEKRAVEEAARQAGAREAHLIEEPMAAAIGAGLPVQEPTGSMVVDIGGGTTEVAIISLGGIVTSKSIRVGGDELDESIIYYIKKEYNLMIGERTAEEVKIQIGSADLSPKTKDKKMKIRGRDLVTGLPKTIEICAAEILTAMKEPVSSIIDAIKYTLEKTPPELAADIMEQGIMLTGGGALLDGLDRLIKKETGMPVHIAENPLDCVVLGTGKALEEIETLRRVLITTNR, from the coding sequence ATGGGCATCTTAAATATCTTTTCAAGAGATATGGGAATAGACTTAGGAACTGCAAATACATTAGTATATGTTAAAGGAAAAGGGATAATCATTAGAGAGCCTTCGGTTGTAGCTATTAAATCAAAAACAAATCAGGTTTTAGCTGTTGGTGAGGAAGCTAAGAGGATGATAGGTAGAACACCTGGTGATATAGTTGCAATCAGACCAATGAAAGATGGTGTTATAGCAGATTTTGATGTTACTCAAAGTATGTTAAAGCACTTTATTAAAAAAGCTTATCCAAGACGTTCATTTGTACAGCCTAGAGTGGTAGTATGTGTACCGTCTGGAGTAACAGAGGTTGAAAAAAGAGCAGTAGAAGAAGCTGCTAGACAGGCTGGCGCTAGAGAAGCACACCTTATTGAAGAACCTATGGCAGCAGCTATTGGTGCAGGACTTCCTGTACAAGAACCAACAGGTAGCATGGTTGTAGATATTGGTGGTGGAACTACTGAAGTTGCTATTATTTCACTTGGTGGTATAGTAACAAGTAAATCAATAAGAGTTGGTGGAGACGAATTAGATGAATCAATTATTTATTACATTAAGAAAGAATATAATTTAATGATTGGAGAAAGAACTGCTGAAGAAGTAAAAATACAGATAGGATCAGCAGATTTAAGTCCAAAAACTAAAGATAAAAAAATGAAGATAAGGGGTAGGGATTTAGTAACAGGTTTACCTAAAACTATAGAAATATGCGCAGCAGAGATTTTAACTGCTATGAAAGAACCAGTTTCAAGTATAATTGATGCGATAAAATATACTTTAGAGAAAACCCCACCTGAACTAGCAGCTGATATTATGGAACAGGGTATTATGCTTACTGGTGGTGGTGCATTACTTGACGGATTAGATAGATTAATAAAGAAAGAAACAGGAATGCCTGTTCATATTGCTGAGAACCCACTAGATTGCGTGGTTTTAGGAACAGGTAAAGCGCTTGAAGAAATAGAGACTTTAAGGAGAGTGTTAATTACTACAAATAGGTAA
- the mreC gene encoding rod shape-determining protein MreC, with product MKKYRSRMIVALVAIILIIIIGLTSKDRQNMTSIENLTGKIVTPIQKLFYTVDQKITNTIKSATNIFKLKEENERMKAEILRLKEENRKMEDIISRAVYLRNEAIMLKKSKYTFIRTKIIGKDPGNWFDRFIIDKGRKDGIKEGSIIIKAVELDGDIIEEGLVGKVIEVGDNWSKVLAIIDEGSKVSFKVIRTQDGGILNGSINGEMSGYLFDSNADIVEGDKLVTSGLGEVFIEGFYIGKIKKVTKKEDDLVKLISVEPAIDFKKLNYVYVITGVKEYK from the coding sequence ATGAAAAAGTATAGAAGTAGAATGATAGTGGCTTTAGTCGCTATCATTCTAATTATTATAATAGGATTAACTTCTAAAGATAGACAAAATATGACATCAATAGAAAATCTAACTGGGAAAATAGTGACTCCAATTCAAAAATTGTTTTATACAGTTGATCAAAAAATCACTAATACAATAAAATCTGCAACTAATATATTTAAATTAAAAGAAGAAAATGAAAGAATGAAGGCGGAAATACTAAGGCTAAAAGAAGAAAATAGAAAGATGGAAGATATTATAAGTCGTGCTGTGTACCTAAGGAATGAAGCTATTATGCTGAAAAAATCAAAATATACTTTTATTAGAACCAAAATTATAGGTAAGGATCCAGGAAATTGGTTTGATAGATTTATAATTGATAAAGGAAGAAAAGATGGTATTAAAGAAGGCAGTATAATTATTAAAGCTGTTGAATTAGATGGAGATATTATTGAAGAAGGATTGGTCGGAAAGGTAATTGAAGTTGGTGATAATTGGTCTAAAGTTTTAGCTATAATCGATGAAGGGAGTAAAGTCAGTTTCAAAGTAATCCGTACTCAAGATGGTGGTATTTTAAATGGGAGCATAAATGGTGAAATGAGTGGATATTTATTTGATTCTAATGCTGATATCGTAGAAGGGGACAAGCTTGTAACTTCAGGATTAGGAGAAGTTTTTATTGAAGGATTTTATATAGGGAAAATAAAAAAAGTTACAAAGAAGGAAGATGATTTAGTAAAACTAATATCAGTTGAGCCTGCTATTGATTTTAAAAAACTAAATTATGTTTATGTGATCACAGGAGTTAAAGAGTATAAGTGA
- the mreD gene encoding rod shape-determining protein MreD, with amino-acid sequence MPFNMILLIIFNFVLQTTIFQHLRAFGILPNTTLIILVCISVLKGKKVGSFTGLIVGFVQDILFFNVIGINALIYFTVGYLIGSINDKIYKDSSFMPFVLTAFSTVFYHLVYSFFMYFLTVNYNYFYLVRKIIFIELIYNSLLSVFIYKLVVKLQKKPSISFR; translated from the coding sequence ATGCCTTTTAATATGATTTTATTAATAATTTTCAATTTTGTACTGCAAACGACTATTTTTCAACATTTAAGAGCATTTGGTATATTACCAAATACAACTTTGATTATTTTAGTATGCATTTCCGTATTAAAGGGGAAGAAAGTAGGCTCTTTTACAGGTTTAATAGTTGGTTTTGTTCAGGATATACTTTTCTTTAATGTTATTGGAATTAATGCACTTATATATTTTACTGTAGGATATCTAATTGGATCAATTAACGATAAGATATATAAAGATAGTTCTTTTATGCCTTTTGTGTTAACAGCTTTTTCGACTGTTTTTTATCATTTAGTATATTCTTTCTTTATGTATTTTCTAACAGTTAACTATAATTATTTTTATTTAGTAAGGAAAATAATTTTTATTGAACTAATTTACAATAGTTTACTTTCTGTATTTATTTATAAGCTAGTTGTAAAATTACAAAAAAAACCTTCTATAAGTTTTAGATAG
- a CDS encoding penicillin-binding transpeptidase domain-containing protein, giving the protein MIDLTLKEKIKNRYNILLIILSIVFLLVAFRLSTLTIVLGDKYREISDNKRVKQIPITAARGEIRDRYGRLLAGNRPSFTVQIVKDEISKNRNEVALKLIKILEEEGENYSDEFPIKLDVITYKDDDEYIESSKEPEKEIIKVILENKLIKDIIKLYYIHNSNDSDFTVSVADRIKTILENNGITVPILINVDNSSKEVKFEYDKKYDIQKWKAENNLPLKQNPETDFILITEKNEKIFSKVIKNPIVRKLIFSYLDNRGLVDKFEIHDYMFKFDEEYKKIKVDLIKNFGKITMNSTAEEDFINIVMETSIDELISAVFIKNSNKSDKKQEIIPAKILIDNLKNKGIYLPIDIEIDREKKEVSFKYTDEKSKKIFCQKEEISEELSPIEALIEVGKKTELINDLITDKDIKYFAQEIVLNNKINPKISVKDFEYVPIRNKINWLKKYRLPEDSQANDAFNLLRDKYKINPELSKYEARYIMIIIEQLKKQGYRAYHPINIAYGIKPSTVSKIAENNLDLTGVYVSVEPVRYYPMGSTAAHILGYLGKISQSYEIEKYIKKLGYSPDDIIGKTGIEEKFEQYLKGQDGSRYVEVDVLGNTIKVLKEEKAVPGNNVYLTIDAKLQQVAEKALKQALEEIQKGGEFKSKWGNYNYRESFKNATSGAVVAIDVKTGEVLALASYPAYDPNLFATGITEDDWESLMPKHPEDPLAPRPLYNIAIQTAIQPGSTFKMITALAALEAGIDPKTEIRDMGYLKLGNQTFGCWIWNDRRGTHGLENLYDAIRDSCNYYFFTVTLGKNLRTGRELGIKVEIDDILRLAQEFGLNDKTGIEIDIPNESSGIVPNPQIKRIDVKRSLRRFLNNNLRNYVKQSNISEKDLQNIIDTIVSWVELEETLTRSEVIENLSKLGVDPYKVNDKGINIADIIKYSYLNQASWKQADTLNIAIGQGHNAYTPIQIANYIATLANGGIRHKVSVIDKIETYNGEIIEYSDNRDDAYKIKLKDYSYLDEVKKGMGLVTTEGTARSIFKNFPIKVGGKTGTAQNKSINPVTGKEYDPYAWFVGFAPYDDPQIAVAVVIFQGGHGGYAAPVAKEVIAQYLGLNNEEEKFEYHNKLVR; this is encoded by the coding sequence GTGATTGATTTGACATTAAAAGAAAAAATAAAAAACAGATACAATATTTTATTAATTATTCTTTCAATAGTATTTCTTTTAGTTGCTTTTAGATTATCAACACTTACAATAGTATTAGGAGATAAATATAGAGAAATTTCTGACAATAAAAGGGTTAAGCAGATACCAATCACAGCAGCGAGAGGAGAAATAAGAGACAGATATGGTCGATTATTAGCAGGTAATAGGCCAAGTTTTACTGTTCAAATCGTTAAGGATGAAATAAGTAAAAATAGAAATGAAGTTGCATTAAAACTAATTAAGATTTTAGAAGAAGAGGGAGAAAATTATTCAGATGAATTTCCAATTAAACTAGATGTAATAACTTATAAAGATGATGATGAATATATTGAAAGCTCTAAAGAACCAGAAAAGGAAATTATTAAAGTTATATTAGAAAACAAATTAATTAAGGATATTATAAAGTTGTACTATATCCATAACAGTAATGATAGTGATTTTACTGTAAGTGTTGCAGATAGAATTAAAACTATTCTAGAGAACAATGGCATAACAGTTCCTATTTTAATTAATGTAGACAACAGTTCAAAAGAAGTTAAATTTGAATACGACAAAAAATATGACATACAAAAATGGAAAGCAGAGAACAATTTACCATTAAAACAAAATCCTGAAACAGATTTTATTTTAATAACAGAAAAAAATGAAAAGATTTTTAGTAAAGTAATAAAAAATCCAATTGTAAGAAAATTAATTTTTTCTTATCTAGATAATAGAGGGCTAGTTGATAAGTTTGAAATACATGATTATATGTTTAAGTTTGATGAAGAGTATAAAAAGATAAAAGTTGATTTAATTAAAAACTTTGGCAAAATTACTATGAATTCAACAGCTGAAGAGGATTTTATAAATATTGTAATGGAAACATCTATAGATGAATTGATTAGTGCAGTTTTTATTAAAAACAGTAATAAGTCAGATAAGAAACAAGAGATAATACCTGCAAAAATTTTAATAGATAATTTGAAAAATAAAGGTATTTATCTACCTATAGATATTGAAATAGATAGAGAAAAAAAAGAAGTTTCATTTAAATATACAGATGAGAAAAGTAAAAAAATATTTTGCCAAAAAGAAGAGATTAGTGAAGAATTATCACCTATAGAAGCATTAATAGAAGTTGGTAAAAAAACAGAGCTTATTAATGATTTAATAACAGATAAAGACATAAAGTACTTTGCCCAGGAAATAGTTCTTAATAATAAGATAAATCCTAAAATCTCAGTTAAAGATTTTGAATATGTTCCTATAAGAAATAAAATAAATTGGCTTAAAAAATATAGACTACCAGAAGATAGTCAGGCTAATGATGCTTTTAATTTATTAAGAGATAAATATAAAATAAATCCAGAATTAAGTAAGTATGAAGCAAGATATATAATGATAATAATTGAACAGTTAAAAAAACAAGGATACAGAGCATATCATCCTATTAATATTGCTTATGGTATTAAACCTAGTACAGTTTCTAAAATAGCAGAAAATAATTTAGACTTAACAGGTGTTTATGTATCTGTTGAACCTGTTAGATACTATCCGATGGGTAGTACAGCAGCTCATATACTAGGTTATTTAGGTAAAATATCACAGAGTTATGAGATAGAGAAATATATTAAAAAGTTAGGATATTCTCCTGATGATATTATAGGTAAAACAGGCATTGAAGAAAAATTTGAGCAATATTTAAAAGGACAGGATGGCTCTAGATATGTAGAAGTAGATGTTCTTGGTAATACTATAAAGGTTTTAAAAGAGGAAAAGGCTGTTCCAGGAAATAATGTTTATTTGACTATTGATGCTAAATTGCAGCAAGTTGCCGAAAAAGCACTTAAACAAGCGTTAGAAGAGATACAAAAAGGTGGAGAGTTCAAGAGTAAATGGGGTAATTATAATTATAGAGAGAGTTTTAAAAATGCAACATCAGGTGCAGTAGTAGCAATAGATGTAAAGACGGGAGAAGTTCTTGCTCTAGCAAGTTATCCTGCTTATGATCCAAATTTGTTCGCAACAGGTATTACTGAAGATGATTGGGAAAGTCTAATGCCTAAACATCCTGAAGATCCTCTCGCACCTAGACCTTTATACAATATAGCTATACAAACAGCCATACAGCCTGGTTCAACGTTTAAGATGATAACAGCTTTGGCAGCTTTAGAAGCTGGAATTGATCCTAAAACAGAAATAAGAGATATGGGTTATTTAAAATTAGGTAATCAAACTTTTGGATGTTGGATATGGAATGATAGAAGAGGTACTCATGGACTAGAAAATTTATATGATGCTATAAGAGATTCTTGTAACTATTATTTTTTTACAGTTACTTTAGGTAAAAATTTAAGAACAGGTCGGGAATTAGGAATCAAAGTAGAAATTGATGATATTTTAAGGTTAGCACAGGAATTTGGATTAAATGATAAAACTGGAATAGAAATAGATATACCAAATGAATCTTCTGGTATAGTGCCCAATCCACAAATTAAAAGGATTGATGTTAAGAGAAGTTTAAGAAGATTTTTAAATAACAATTTAAGAAATTATGTAAAACAAAGTAACATTTCAGAAAAAGATTTACAAAATATAATTGATACTATTGTAAGCTGGGTTGAATTAGAAGAAACTCTTACTAGAAGTGAAGTTATAGAAAATTTATCAAAATTAGGTGTAGATCCTTACAAAGTAAATGATAAAGGGATAAATATAGCAGATATTATAAAATATAGTTACCTTAATCAGGCTTCTTGGAAACAAGCAGATACTTTAAACATTGCTATTGGGCAAGGGCATAATGCGTATACACCAATTCAGATAGCTAATTATATAGCAACACTTGCTAATGGTGGAATAAGACATAAGGTAAGTGTTATTGATAAAATAGAAACTTATAATGGAGAAATAATTGAATATAGTGATAATAGAGATGATGCGTATAAGATTAAATTGAAAGATTACAGCTATTTAGATGAAGTTAAAAAAGGTATGGGGTTAGTAACTACTGAGGGTACAGCAAGGTCAATATTTAAAAACTTTCCTATAAAAGTAGGTGGGAAAACAGGTACTGCTCAAAATAAATCTATAAATCCTGTAACAGGTAAAGAATATGACCCTTATGCATGGTTTGTAGGGTTTGCACCTTATGATGATCCACAAATAGCTGTAGCAGTAGTAATATTCCAAGGTGGACATGGTGGTTATGCAGCACCAGTTGCTAAAGAAGTTATAGCTCAGTATCTAGGGCTAAATAATGAAGAGGAAAAATTTGAATATCATAATAAATTAGTAAGGTAG
- the minC gene encoding septum site-determining protein MinC, whose translation MDENLVIFKGKKEGIYIYIKEGNFQNIKRQLEEKLEKAKVFFQGGKVKCIKGKKLSPEEKKELTLLIQNKYGISVDEKHNLEESDEQISEINLHTEKFFEGIKEGKTKFIRATIRSGQYVEYDGNLVILGDVNAGAEVKAKGNIIILGALRGIAHAGCDGNKDAIVAAFSLQPTQLRIAEIIARSPDDEKDKPKWPEVASIKDGKMLIEPYLTKK comes from the coding sequence ATGGATGAAAACTTAGTAATTTTTAAAGGAAAAAAGGAAGGAATTTATATTTATATAAAAGAAGGTAACTTTCAAAACATAAAAAGACAACTAGAAGAGAAATTAGAAAAGGCTAAGGTTTTCTTTCAAGGAGGAAAAGTTAAATGTATTAAAGGAAAGAAACTTTCACCTGAGGAAAAAAAAGAGCTTACACTATTGATTCAAAATAAATATGGTATTAGTGTTGATGAAAAACATAATCTAGAAGAAAGTGATGAGCAAATATCTGAAATTAATCTACATACGGAAAAATTCTTCGAAGGTATTAAAGAAGGTAAGACTAAATTTATCAGGGCTACAATAAGGTCTGGTCAATATGTAGAGTATGATGGAAATTTAGTTATATTAGGAGATGTAAATGCTGGTGCTGAAGTTAAAGCGAAAGGTAATATTATTATTTTAGGTGCATTAAGGGGTATTGCACATGCTGGGTGTGATGGAAACAAAGATGCAATTGTTGCAGCCTTTAGTCTGCAACCTACTCAACTTAGAATAGCTGAAATTATAGCACGTAGTCCTGATGATGAAAAAGATAAACCTAAGTGGCCAGAGGTAGCAAGTATAAAAGATGGAAAAATGTTAATAGAACCTTACTTAACTAAAAAATAA
- the minD gene encoding septum site-determining protein MinD, giving the protein MGEVIVITSGKGGVGKTTTTANLGAGLVMNGKKVVVVDADIGLRNLDVVMGLENRIVYDIVDVVEKVCRLKQGLIKDKRYDGLYLLPAAQTKDKTAVTPEQMQELCEDLKEMFDYVLIDCPAGIEQGFQNAIAGADKAIVVTTPEISAVRDADRIIGLLEAKGLHNPKLIINRIRQDMVKRGDMMNIDDMIDILAIELLGVVPDDEAIVISTNKGEPVVGDEKALSGKAYRNISKRILGEEVPLLDLEVDDGMLSKLKKLIFGK; this is encoded by the coding sequence ATGGGAGAAGTGATTGTAATAACTTCAGGTAAAGGTGGAGTTGGTAAGACTACAACAACAGCTAATTTAGGAGCAGGACTTGTAATGAATGGAAAAAAAGTTGTTGTAGTAGATGCAGATATTGGATTGAGGAATTTAGATGTTGTTATGGGGCTTGAAAATAGAATAGTTTATGATATTGTTGATGTTGTAGAGAAAGTTTGTAGGCTAAAGCAGGGGTTAATAAAAGATAAAAGATATGATGGGCTGTATTTACTACCAGCAGCACAGACAAAAGATAAGACAGCAGTAACTCCAGAGCAGATGCAGGAATTATGCGAAGATTTAAAAGAAATGTTTGACTATGTTTTGATAGATTGTCCTGCAGGAATAGAACAAGGTTTCCAAAATGCTATTGCTGGAGCAGATAAAGCTATTGTTGTAACAACACCAGAAATTTCAGCTGTAAGAGATGCAGATAGAATAATAGGTCTTTTAGAAGCCAAAGGATTACATAACCCTAAACTAATTATAAATAGAATTAGACAGGATATGGTAAAAAGAGGAGATATGATGAATATCGACGATATGATTGACATTTTAGCAATAGAATTGCTTGGTGTTGTACCTGATGATGAAGCAATTGTTATATCTACTAATAAAGGTGAACCAGTAGTTGGTGATGAAAAAGCTTTATCTGGTAAAGCATACAGAAATATATCAAAGAGAATTCTAGGAGAAGAAGTACCATTACTAGATTTAGAAGTAGATGATGGTATGTTGTCTAAGCTTAAGAAGTTGATATTCGGAAAATAG
- the minE gene encoding cell division topological specificity factor MinE, protein MDLLKLFGKNEVNSKTVAKERLKLVLIHDRANVSPRFLEMIKGDIIRVISDYMDIDEEGLDIKLTRTRRESDNSPIPALVANIPIIKMKEKAIEK, encoded by the coding sequence TTGGATTTGCTAAAATTATTTGGGAAGAATGAAGTAAACAGCAAAACGGTTGCAAAAGAGAGATTGAAGTTAGTTCTTATTCATGATAGAGCTAATGTATCTCCACGCTTTTTAGAAATGATAAAAGGTGATATAATAAGAGTGATATCAGATTATATGGATATAGATGAAGAAGGATTAGACATTAAATTAACACGTACAAGAAGGGAAAGTGACAATTCCCCTATACCTGCTTTAGTAGCCAACATACCAATTATAAAAATGAAGGAAAAGGCAATTGAAAAATAA
- the mgsA gene encoding methylglyoxal synthase, whose translation MKIALIAHDKKKKQIVNFALAYKDILKNHKLYATGTTGKLINEATGLDIHRFLSGPLGGDQQIGALVANNEIDMVIFIRDPLTAQPHEPDILALMRLCDVHGIPLATNIATAELLIKSMQRGDMDWRKIVNKY comes from the coding sequence ATGAAAATAGCGTTAATAGCACATGATAAAAAGAAAAAACAAATAGTTAATTTTGCATTAGCTTATAAAGATATTTTAAAAAATCATAAGCTATATGCTACAGGAACTACTGGAAAACTTATAAATGAAGCTACAGGTCTCGATATCCATAGATTTTTATCTGGACCTTTAGGTGGGGACCAACAAATAGGGGCTTTAGTAGCTAATAATGAAATAGATATGGTTATATTTATCAGAGATCCATTAACAGCTCAACCTCATGAACCAGACATTCTAGCATTAATGAGATTGTGTGATGTACACGGAATTCCTTTAGCTACTAATATAGCTACTGCTGAATTGTTAATAAAATCAATGCAAAGAGGAGATATGGACTGGAGAAAGATTGTTAATAAATATTAA
- a CDS encoding murein hydrolase activator EnvC family protein, giving the protein MRVKRDYVYRAKQKSSYKKLFYQLLVSIIIILLIILIKSFNTSFTNDAIRLVQDTVKYDYDFKKLGYKMLKYAKGSSEELDKVTSVFKYQDDVKVGSYFTPTTGIVYKKFGQIKKGDATIFHRGVDILSNDKNIYSIGEGIISEIYKDKILGECIRADFGEIDAVYAHLDNIYVKVGQKITKGEVLGTLKEDSNGDKILHFEIWKDNAPVNPLDYISVSISNLNN; this is encoded by the coding sequence ATGAGAGTTAAAAGAGATTACGTATACAGAGCAAAACAGAAAAGTAGTTATAAAAAGCTGTTTTATCAACTGTTAGTTAGTATAATAATTATACTTCTAATAATTCTTATAAAATCTTTTAATACAAGTTTTACCAATGATGCTATTCGATTAGTTCAAGATACAGTAAAATATGATTATGATTTCAAAAAATTGGGTTATAAGATGCTAAAGTATGCAAAAGGAAGTAGTGAAGAATTAGATAAAGTAACTTCAGTTTTTAAGTATCAAGATGACGTAAAGGTAGGCTCATATTTTACTCCTACTACAGGCATAGTTTATAAAAAATTTGGTCAAATCAAGAAAGGAGATGCAACTATTTTTCACCGAGGTGTAGATATACTTTCAAATGATAAAAACATTTACTCAATTGGTGAAGGGATTATAAGTGAAATTTATAAAGATAAAATTTTGGGAGAATGTATCCGAGCTGATTTTGGTGAAATAGATGCTGTTTATGCACATTTAGACAATATATATGTAAAAGTAGGTCAGAAAATAACTAAAGGAGAGGTGTTAGGGACATTAAAAGAAGATAGTAATGGAGATAAAATACTGCATTTTGAAATATGGAAAGATAATGCTCCTGTAAATCCATTAGATTATATAAGTGTAAGTATTAGTAATTTAAATAATTAA
- a CDS encoding site-2 protease family protein, translating to MTIFRFGQFKIKINYLLFILFVLYFILGYFSEVIIIFFSVLIHELAHVYLAFKLGFKVNCVELFPFGGVARIEGLIGTEPLKEIKVVVIGPAINVLLAVVLIFIKKYLFENQIIVLLIKTNMILAFINLLPILPLDGGRILRAILSLKLGIKKATLCVLEFTYIISIIMILIGAVFFIRNVYGIYLILFFIFIIIAAKKEKDMAVFIFLKQIICKNQKVSETGIYKVQHIICLNDMKIKSVIENFLPNKYHIIIVIDRGGNVIGTLYEKQILEGVIKYGYDITIEKLLNKKEKW from the coding sequence ATGACAATCTTTCGTTTTGGTCAATTTAAAATAAAAATAAATTATTTATTATTTATACTTTTTGTGTTATATTTTATACTTGGGTATTTTAGTGAAGTGATTATAATATTTTTTTCTGTTTTAATACATGAACTTGCTCATGTTTATTTAGCATTTAAATTAGGTTTTAAAGTGAATTGTGTTGAACTATTTCCATTTGGAGGGGTTGCAAGGATAGAGGGGTTAATTGGTACAGAACCATTAAAGGAAATTAAGGTAGTTGTTATTGGACCAGCTATAAATGTTTTATTAGCGGTTGTTTTGATATTTATAAAAAAATACTTATTTGAAAATCAAATTATTGTTTTACTTATTAAAACTAATATGATTTTAGCTTTTATCAATTTGCTACCAATTTTGCCTTTAGATGGTGGCAGAATACTTAGAGCGATATTATCTTTAAAATTAGGAATTAAAAAAGCTACATTATGTGTTTTAGAATTTACTTATATAATATCTATAATCATGATTCTTATTGGTGCAGTATTTTTTATTAGAAATGTGTATGGCATTTATTTGATTCTATTTTTTATCTTTATAATTATAGCTGCCAAAAAAGAAAAAGACATGGCAGTTTTTATTTTCCTAAAGCAAATAATTTGTAAAAATCAGAAAGTGTCAGAAACTGGTATATATAAAGTACAACATATTATTTGTTTAAATGATATGAAAATAAAATCAGTTATTGAGAATTTCCTTCCTAATAAGTATCACATAATAATTGTAATAGATAGGGGAGGTAATGTGATTGGAACACTTTACGAGAAACAAATTTTAGAGGGAGTAATTAAATATGGTTATGATATAACTATAGAAAAGCTACTAAATAAAAAGGAAAAGTGGTAG